A single window of Syntrophus aciditrophicus SB DNA harbors:
- the atpD gene encoding F0F1 ATP synthase subunit beta, with amino-acid sequence MNIGRIVQVIGPVIDVVFEEGQLPAILNAITITNPVINDEEDNLIVEVAQHLGDNNVRCIAMDVTDGLVRGMPAKDTGAPITVPVGKECLGRILNVVGKPVDGLGPIEAKNTMPIHREAPSFLEQDTSVHVLETGVKVIDLLVPFPRGGKMGLFGGAGCGKTVVMMEMIHNIAMHHGGISVFAGVGERTREGNDLYREMLESGVIKQAALIYGQMTEPPGARARVSLTALAAAEYFRDVEGQDVLLFVDNIFRFTQAGSEVSALLGRMPSAVGYQPTLATDLGELQERITSTDKGSITAVQCVYVPADDLTDPAPATTFAHLDGTVVLSRPIAELGIYPAVDPLDSTSRILDPIVLGEEHYKVARAVQVTLQKYKDLQDIIAILGMDELSEEDKLTVNRARKIQRFLSQPFFVAAQFTGVDGKFVSVPDTVRGFKEILEGKYDDLPEQAFYMVGGIEEAVEKAKKYQEQ; translated from the coding sequence ATGAATATAGGAAGGATTGTACAGGTGATCGGGCCGGTCATTGACGTTGTATTCGAAGAGGGCCAGCTTCCGGCAATCTTGAACGCCATTACCATTACTAATCCCGTCATCAATGATGAAGAGGACAATCTGATTGTTGAGGTGGCGCAGCACTTGGGAGACAACAATGTTCGCTGCATTGCAATGGATGTTACTGATGGTTTGGTCAGAGGGATGCCGGCAAAAGATACGGGTGCGCCAATCACAGTTCCAGTCGGTAAAGAATGTCTCGGCAGAATTCTGAATGTCGTTGGGAAGCCAGTTGATGGACTGGGTCCCATTGAGGCAAAAAATACCATGCCGATTCATAGAGAAGCACCATCCTTCCTGGAGCAGGATACATCAGTGCACGTTCTCGAGACGGGTGTGAAAGTTATCGATTTGCTGGTACCTTTCCCCCGGGGCGGCAAGATGGGGCTGTTCGGTGGAGCAGGATGCGGCAAAACGGTTGTCATGATGGAAATGATTCACAATATTGCAATGCATCATGGCGGTATTTCAGTTTTTGCCGGTGTGGGTGAAAGAACGCGTGAAGGTAACGACCTTTACAGAGAGATGCTGGAATCAGGCGTTATCAAACAAGCCGCTCTGATTTACGGACAGATGACCGAACCTCCGGGAGCAAGAGCGAGAGTATCTCTTACCGCATTGGCAGCAGCGGAATATTTCCGTGATGTTGAAGGGCAGGACGTGCTACTCTTCGTTGATAATATTTTCCGGTTTACACAGGCGGGTTCAGAAGTATCCGCCCTTCTCGGACGCATGCCGTCAGCGGTGGGTTATCAGCCGACACTGGCGACAGACCTTGGTGAGCTGCAGGAGAGAATTACATCAACAGACAAAGGCTCCATTACAGCTGTCCAGTGCGTGTACGTTCCCGCAGACGACTTGACAGACCCGGCGCCTGCAACGACATTTGCCCACCTTGACGGAACAGTCGTTTTGTCAAGACCGATTGCAGAACTGGGAATCTATCCGGCGGTCGATCCATTGGATTCGACATCGCGCATTCTTGATCCAATTGTTCTGGGTGAAGAGCATTATAAAGTGGCCAGAGCAGTTCAGGTAACTCTGCAGAAATACAAAGACCTGCAGGACATCATCGCCATCCTCGGAATGGACGAACTATCTGAAGAAGATAAGTTGACCGTTAACAGGGCAAGAAAAATTCAGAGATTCCTTTCTCAGCCATTCTTTGTCGCAGCCCAGTTCACAGGTGTCGACGGGAAATTTGTGTCTGTGCCGGACACAGTCAGAGGATTTAAGGAAATATTGGAAGGAAAATATGACGATTTACCCGAGCAGGCCTTTTATATGGTTGGGGGGATCGAGGAAGCGGTTGAAAAAGCCAAAAAATATCAGGAGCAATAA
- a CDS encoding F0F1 ATP synthase subunit epsilon, with product MAEELILEIVTPEKMAFSSVVEEVTIPGSEGEFGVYKGHESLLSSVDIGELSFTVKNKKHYYAVNTGFAEVTSEKVTVLVETAEEAELIDKERAMRAQARAEQEMAKLSKEDLEYEKLRASLARAINRIGVAGRI from the coding sequence ATGGCTGAAGAACTGATATTAGAAATTGTCACTCCGGAGAAGATGGCTTTCAGTAGTGTGGTTGAGGAAGTGACCATTCCTGGGAGCGAAGGAGAGTTTGGTGTTTATAAGGGTCATGAATCGTTGCTAAGTTCCGTAGATATCGGTGAGTTAAGCTTTACAGTGAAAAATAAGAAGCATTATTATGCGGTTAACACGGGCTTTGCAGAAGTGACGTCAGAGAAAGTAACAGTTCTTGTTGAGACGGCTGAAGAAGCGGAACTGATCGATAAAGAAAGAGCGATGAGAGCCCAGGCAAGAGCCGAACAGGAGATGGCTAAATTATCAAAAGAAGACTTGGAATATGAGAAGCTAAGAGCTTCATTAGCAAGAGCAATTAACAGGATTGGTGTGGCAGGAAGAATATAG
- the greA gene encoding transcription elongation factor GreA: protein MEKMPITKSGFENLKKELEHLKCVLIPANIKDIEIARAHGDLSENAEYTAAKEKQSFLHGKLQELENNLALSNVIDLKMLSDDRIVFGATVIIEEASTGKQTNYQLVGPFESNISENKISVTSPIGKALIGKSIGDEVKVHTPGGIRNFEVVDIYINPSEL from the coding sequence ATGGAAAAAATGCCCATTACGAAGTCTGGATTTGAAAATCTCAAGAAAGAGCTGGAGCACCTCAAATGTGTTTTGATTCCAGCTAATATAAAGGATATTGAAATTGCACGCGCCCATGGAGATTTATCAGAAAATGCCGAATACACTGCTGCAAAGGAAAAGCAGTCCTTTCTTCATGGAAAGCTGCAGGAGCTGGAAAACAATCTCGCTTTATCCAACGTCATCGATCTCAAAATGCTGAGTGACGACAGGATCGTTTTCGGGGCGACAGTTATCATTGAAGAAGCTAGCACAGGTAAGCAAACCAACTATCAATTGGTCGGTCCTTTTGAATCAAATATTTCTGAAAACAAGATTTCCGTCACTTCGCCCATCGGAAAAGCATTAATCGGCAAATCAATCGGAGACGAAGTAAAGGTCCATACACCCGGTGGGATTCGAAATTTCGAAGTGGTAGATATTTATATCAATCCGTCGGAGTTATAG
- a CDS encoding class I SAM-dependent methyltransferase: MLFHEELDSSRAVCRNSPVRRFIESRGEKLILDLSMPRTGERLLDVGCGTGEHLLLFRNQGCSVTGVERSLDKIESARNKLGHRADIYAGEAEDLPFSDNEFDIVTLIASLELAGDPQKAIREAIRVSRDRVFMGVWNKYAVLNFYGGFDHFLCAGRDERPVRLLGLLELVRWIRDLLPGVSIQWGSVIYFPLQWYTFMADFELRIPANRNPFGAFLGLSFSVQASYRTIQDVIREPLGVNAKSSQALRGVARELKR; this comes from the coding sequence ATGCTGTTTCATGAAGAGTTGGATTCTTCCCGCGCTGTTTGCAGGAATTCTCCGGTAAGACGTTTCATTGAATCTCGCGGTGAGAAATTGATTCTGGATTTGTCTATGCCGCGCACAGGAGAAAGGCTTCTTGACGTTGGATGTGGTACCGGCGAACATCTTCTTTTGTTCAGAAATCAGGGATGCAGCGTTACAGGGGTTGAACGGTCTCTTGACAAAATTGAGAGTGCAAGAAATAAACTGGGCCATCGAGCGGATATTTATGCAGGAGAGGCGGAAGATCTTCCCTTTTCTGATAATGAATTTGACATAGTCACCCTGATCGCCTCCCTTGAACTAGCTGGTGACCCGCAGAAAGCAATCCGGGAAGCGATTCGCGTATCCCGCGACAGAGTTTTTATGGGGGTTTGGAACAAATACGCCGTCTTGAATTTTTATGGGGGATTTGATCACTTTCTGTGTGCCGGAAGAGATGAAAGACCTGTTCGCCTTCTAGGGTTGCTGGAACTTGTCCGCTGGATCAGAGACCTGTTGCCGGGTGTTTCCATTCAGTGGGGGAGCGTCATATATTTTCCGTTGCAGTGGTATACATTCATGGCGGATTTTGAATTGCGTATACCTGCGAATCGAAATCCCTTCGGGGCTTTTCTGGGACTTTCTTTTTCAGTTCAAGCATCCTACCGGACAATACAGGATGTTATCCGTGAACCTTTGGGCGTTAACGCCAAAAGCAGTCAGGCTCTGCGGGGTGTTGCAAGGGAACTGAAAAGATAA
- a CDS encoding putative signal transducing protein: MGKEMIHDEKWRVVCVASGMINAHIIEGRLKAEGIATRLSYEIAGVLYATTVDGLGEVKILVPETDLERAQKALEQSYKDDDLS; this comes from the coding sequence TTGGGTAAAGAAATGATCCATGATGAGAAATGGCGGGTTGTTTGTGTTGCATCGGGAATGATCAACGCTCATATCATTGAAGGAAGATTGAAAGCAGAGGGAATTGCTACACGCCTGAGCTATGAAATAGCCGGGGTCCTTTATGCGACCACTGTCGACGGGCTCGGGGAAGTGAAAATTTTGGTACCTGAAACAGATCTGGAGAGAGCCCAAAAAGCTCTCGAACAATCCTACAAAGACGATGATCTATCTTGA